One Hordeum vulgare subsp. vulgare chromosome 4H, MorexV3_pseudomolecules_assembly, whole genome shotgun sequence DNA window includes the following coding sequences:
- the LOC123449981 gene encoding uncharacterized protein LOC123449981 isoform X2, with product MQDQAGAASGSGDPDPPPPPPEHAAGEGGSSSAAAARLPSRNASSKYDFVKVKVWLGENADHYYVLSRFLLSRMLTVTKIPNHVAIKIALELKKLLVDNSLLDVSQSDLEANLFKLMEKRGYGEDYINRYKMMTRFHHQRVPLVILVCGTACTGKSTIATQLAQRLNLPNVLQTDMVYELLRTSTDAPLTSVPVWARDFNSPEELITEFCRECRVVRKGLAGDLKKAMKDGKPIIIEGIHLDPSIYLMDEENADDNSRIEKKVESGNPSIVAEKKTEQQSENGLPENTVSILKEDIIQGQDCLPESRTNEGLSSADSHEITSDSEEKILKAEGNAHKDLDQQKNNSAKKDKPAAEPIVVPIVLRMSDFDHKALLEEWIATRAIRDNCLPQVMLFRIIESL from the exons ATGCAGGACCAGGCCGGGGCCGCCTCCGGCTCCGGGGATCCggaccctccgccgccgccaccggagcACGCCGCCGGCGAGGGCGgctcctcctccgccgcggccgccAGGCTCCCCTCCCGCAACGCCTCCTCCAAGTACGACTTCGTCAAG GTCAAGGTCTGGCTCGGGGAGAACGCCGACCACTACTACGTCCTCTCCAGGTTCCTCCTCAGCAGGATGCTCACCGTCACCAAG ATTCCGAACCACGTCGCCATTAAGATTGCCCTTGAACTCAAGAAGTTGCTCGTCGACAACAGCCTTCTTGATGT TTCACAGAGTGACTTAGAGGCCAACCTTTTCAAG CTAATGGAGAAAAGGGGGTATGGAGAGGACTACATTAATCGGTATAAGATGATGACAAG ATTCCATCATCAAAGAGTACCACTAGTAATTTTGGTGTGTGGAACTGCTTGCACTGGAAAATCAACAATTGCTACACAGCTAGCTCAAAGGCTCAACCTACCAAATGTCTTGCAG ACAGACATGGTCTATGAGTTGTTACGGACATCAACAGA TGCCCCGCTAACTTCAGTACCTGTGTGGGCTCGGGATTTTAATTCACCTGAAGAACTTATCACCGAATTTTGCAGAGAATGCAGAGTTGTTCGCAAAG GTTTGGCTGGTGATTTGAAGAAAGCAATGAAAGATGGGAAGCCAATTATAATAGAG GGAATACATTTGGATCCAAGCATTTACCTGATGGATGAGGAAAATGCAGATGATAATTCCAGAATAGAGAAAAAGGTTGAATCTGGAAATCCATCCATCGTTGCAGAAAAGAAAACAGAACAGCAATCAGAAAATGGTCTACCTGAGAACACAGTAAGTATTCTAAAGGAAGATATCATACAAGGCCAGGACTGCTTACCTGAGAGTAGGACCAATGAAGGGCTGTCTAGTGCTGACAGCCATGAAATTACTTCTGATTCTGAAGAGAAAATTCTCAAAGCTGAAG GCAATGCACATAAGGATTTGGATCAACAGAAGAACAACAGTGCCAAGAAAGACAAACCTGCTGCTGAACCGATAGTTGTTCCAATTGTGTTGAGGATGTCTGATTTTGATCACAAG GCATTGTTAGAGGAATGGATAGCCACTAGAGCTATCAGAGATAATTGCCTTCCTCAG GTTATGTTGTTCAGGATCATCGAAAGCTTATAA
- the LOC123449981 gene encoding uncharacterized protein LOC123449981 isoform X1, whose amino-acid sequence MQDQAGAASGSGDPDPPPPPPEHAAGEGGSSSAAAARLPSRNASSKYDFVKVKVWLGENADHYYVLSRFLLSRMLTVTKIPNHVAIKIALELKKLLVDNSLLDVSQSDLEANLFKLMEKRGYGEDYINRYKMMTRFHHQRVPLVILVCGTACTGKSTIATQLAQRLNLPNVLQTDMVYELLRTSTDAPLTSVPVWARDFNSPEELITEFCRECRVVRKGLAGDLKKAMKDGKPIIIEGIHLDPSIYLMDEENADDNSRIEKKVESGNPSIVAEKKTEQQSENGLPENTVSILKEDIIQGQDCLPESRTNEGLSSADSHEITSDSEEKILKAEGNAHKDLDQQKNNSAKKDKPAAEPIVVPIVLRMSDFDHKALLEEWIATRAIRDNCLPQDHRKLINNLKLIQDYLCSFESQGLTVVDISANSFPQTLDWLHGYLLQCIERGLLAACSEGPKQ is encoded by the exons ATGCAGGACCAGGCCGGGGCCGCCTCCGGCTCCGGGGATCCggaccctccgccgccgccaccggagcACGCCGCCGGCGAGGGCGgctcctcctccgccgcggccgccAGGCTCCCCTCCCGCAACGCCTCCTCCAAGTACGACTTCGTCAAG GTCAAGGTCTGGCTCGGGGAGAACGCCGACCACTACTACGTCCTCTCCAGGTTCCTCCTCAGCAGGATGCTCACCGTCACCAAG ATTCCGAACCACGTCGCCATTAAGATTGCCCTTGAACTCAAGAAGTTGCTCGTCGACAACAGCCTTCTTGATGT TTCACAGAGTGACTTAGAGGCCAACCTTTTCAAG CTAATGGAGAAAAGGGGGTATGGAGAGGACTACATTAATCGGTATAAGATGATGACAAG ATTCCATCATCAAAGAGTACCACTAGTAATTTTGGTGTGTGGAACTGCTTGCACTGGAAAATCAACAATTGCTACACAGCTAGCTCAAAGGCTCAACCTACCAAATGTCTTGCAG ACAGACATGGTCTATGAGTTGTTACGGACATCAACAGA TGCCCCGCTAACTTCAGTACCTGTGTGGGCTCGGGATTTTAATTCACCTGAAGAACTTATCACCGAATTTTGCAGAGAATGCAGAGTTGTTCGCAAAG GTTTGGCTGGTGATTTGAAGAAAGCAATGAAAGATGGGAAGCCAATTATAATAGAG GGAATACATTTGGATCCAAGCATTTACCTGATGGATGAGGAAAATGCAGATGATAATTCCAGAATAGAGAAAAAGGTTGAATCTGGAAATCCATCCATCGTTGCAGAAAAGAAAACAGAACAGCAATCAGAAAATGGTCTACCTGAGAACACAGTAAGTATTCTAAAGGAAGATATCATACAAGGCCAGGACTGCTTACCTGAGAGTAGGACCAATGAAGGGCTGTCTAGTGCTGACAGCCATGAAATTACTTCTGATTCTGAAGAGAAAATTCTCAAAGCTGAAG GCAATGCACATAAGGATTTGGATCAACAGAAGAACAACAGTGCCAAGAAAGACAAACCTGCTGCTGAACCGATAGTTGTTCCAATTGTGTTGAGGATGTCTGATTTTGATCACAAG GCATTGTTAGAGGAATGGATAGCCACTAGAGCTATCAGAGATAATTGCCTTCCTCAG GATCATCGAAAGCTTATAAACAACCTCAAACTTATTCAGGattatctttgctcttttgagtcGCAG GGATTGACTGTTGTTGACATCTCAGCAAACTCGTTTCCTCAGACGTTAGATTGGCTTCATGGCTATCTTCTTCAG TGCATTGAGCGCGGCCTTCTGGCTGCATGTTCAGAAGGCCCCAAGCAATAG